AATAATGGTTTTATTGGTGATAAAGTCATTATTCCTCCAGCTAGCTCAGAAGCAGAAATAAAAGCTCGTGAAGAAAGTGTTAACAACGGAGAGATTGAATGCAAAGATTGGTGGTTCTGTTACAAATCTCTTTAATACCTTATATGTTAAGGAAGGGGCTAATAAACAGCCCCTTTTTTATGAAGAAACCTAAGCTTTAAACTTCAACCTCACTGTGACAACTCAGCTTTTGTTAAAGTATTATTGATCTGTTGTACAAGATAATAAGCTCCTCTATAACCCATGATAGGCAAATATGGATACTCGTTGTCTTGTCGAAAGCTTGGGGGACTTATCTGTATTACGTTTTGATTATGCAATGCTTCTATCCCATCAGAGAAACGAATGATAGCTTCTCTTTCATCTACTGTTTTTTTGAAGCCAAGTTTATATAAATATTCTTCTAAATACTTGTAAGATATATTATTGTTGTTAAAACATAATTTATTATTATCCAACCTTGCTACTCTTCTTTTAAGCATATTTTCTTTATAAACTACTCTATTGATTTCACTATTATCTTCTGTCGGAGTAATTTCCATATTCAATAACTCACTAATACTATTCAACCATTTCTTAGTACCTTCTATACCATAAGGTGTTAAATATATATACGGTTGGTCATATGCTTCTTCTAATAATTTTGCCGCTTCTAACCCTTCCTTATGAAGTACTATATTTATTAATGCTTTTGAAGCTTGTTCTATATCCTTAATATTAGTATCTAACATGAAAGTTGTACCAAGCTCCAATGAAAAATTCTCTTTCATGAGCCTTTTGATTTCCTTGAAATCACTACTCTGATTATAATTATATATACCTAGACCAAGTATATTATAAAAAGGTAATTTCTCCATCTTGGGACTTTTCTTGGTAATCTCATTAACCAATATTTGTAATGTCTCATCAACACCATGTGTAAAATCATTCTGAAAATCACAATCTGGCAGTAATATTATTTTACTATCTACTCTATCCTCTACTTGAAATCTAACACTTTCTAGATCAATTCCAATGATTGATGTTATGGACGATCCTATAACGAAAATGTATTCTGGTTTCTCAATTTCATCTATTTCTAGAATAGCATCTATGATTCTGTCTTCATTGCCAAAAGTTACATCATGTTCATCCATATGTGTTGTAAAAGTCTTAGCAGATGTATCCGCACCAAATTGCATAAGTCCTTCAATAGAAAAATGTGTTGTACCAGCAGGACCAAATTCTATGATAACAGCATCATTAATACCATTTAATGTCCATAGGATACCCATTCTATCAGAAGCTATAGGATTATTTTTATATAATTTCATATTAGGGCCTCCTCTACATACTCGCTCTATGATTTTTCATCATTTCTACCATAGAATCATTGTCGTCCAAAGTTAATAATGCTTCCTTCATTCCGTCTGGAATCTCTTTCATATTAAGTAGAACTTTTTTCATGGGTGCGGGCATATTCTTAAGATTTTTTATTTTATCTCTAACTTCGTCCTCCATAGTACTCTTTTTTTCATCTAAAAGGCTGAAGATACCTTTTTCCTCTAAAATAGTACCTAGAACCTCAGTTATTTTTTCAAATCCAATTTTCTTAGCACAATTATCTGTTACTATCTGTACAATATTATGTTCAGCAAGAATCATTGGACTTTCATGTCCAAAATAATAATCTGGACTTAACTCACCATATATTCGCCTTAGAGGTGCAATGTTTGCCATACGTACTATATAAGGATTTACGCCTTTATCAATTAACCTATCCATTACTTCCCTATCACTTTTTACCAGTTCTCTACATTGAATTACTATTGGAACCATACCTAACCCAACCAAGAAATCAGAAAATTCAAAGCAACTGAAAGGCGTGTTACCGTAAATGAAACTTTTATTTTTTAGTAATTGTTCTGCAGCAATTAAATCAGATGTAACTGACTTATACTTTTCATTAATAAGAGAATCAAATTTTATATCTAAGATATCTCCAATTTGTTCGTAAGCTTCTACTATTTTATCTAAATCCAGTGCCTTAGGAAAAATCACATATGGAATACCCAATGACTTTTCCATCTCCTTAGCAAGTGATAAAGCTGTATGTTCAACCACTATATTCAAAGAACTCTCAGCAGCTTTTTGTATAGTTTCCATATTTACTTTAGTAGGTATGGTCATTGATATGTTCACACCGTTTTTCTTAAGTTCCTTATATAGTTCAGTATTTTCTACACCAAGATATTTGAATCCTAGTATGTTAACTGTCTTTTCCTTTTTCTCCATAGGAGTCATAAGTGATGCCAATTGTTCTAGTGCCTTCTCAACACCTTCTATATGACTATTGCATTTAAAATGTTCGGTCTTCACTATAAGCAGTTTAGTATCCACTTCATCCTTTAGACTACGCAAAATACTAGTAGTGTCTTCACCTATAAGTTCTACAACACAAGTTGTTATTACCATAAGTGCTTTTGGTTTCTCTTCTCTATCTATCTTAATTATAATATCCTTAAGGTCTTCTTCACATCCAAAAGTGATATCATGCTGTTCCAATACAGCAGAATAAACACGGTCTTTTCCATTTTGACGTATCATGGCAAAATCTTTTCCATAATATGTACATTCTTCAGTTCCTATTATTAGAAGTGTTAGATCTTCAATATAAGACGCTGTCATTACTGCTCCAAAAAGAGGACAGTGAGGACCAGGAAATTGAGCTTTGCTTAAGCTCTTGATATCTTTATCTTCTCTAATATTAGTCAAACGATACTTTTCATTTAACATTATTCTTGCCTCCTTTAAAAACTTTTATAGGTCTTATATGTACTTTCCCATCTTCATCGTGGGCTACAATTGCCTCTACTTTATATACATCCCTAATTAATGCTGAACTGAAAATCTTATCGGGTTCTCCAATCTTTTCAATCCTTCCTCTCTTCATGACACATACTCTGTGAGAATACCTGCACGCTTGATTTAGATCATGTAGAACCATGACAATAGTCATATTCAGTTCTTTGTTCAATTCTTTTATCAAATCAAGTACTTCCAATTGATGACATATATCCAAATATGTTGTAGGCTCATCAAGAAGGAGTATTTTAGGATTTCTAGCTAAAGTCATAGCTATCCATACTCTCTGCCTTTCACCACCTGATAATGAATTCACGGGTTTATCCGCTAGATACATGACACCTGTTTTTTCCATAGCCCAGTTGATTTGTTCCTTGTCATAATCACTCATAGGCTCATACCATTTTTTGTGAGGCATTCT
The window above is part of the Vallitalea guaymasensis genome. Proteins encoded here:
- a CDS encoding nitrogenase component 1 encodes the protein MKLYKNNPIASDRMGILWTLNGINDAVIIEFGPAGTTHFSIEGLMQFGADTSAKTFTTHMDEHDVTFGNEDRIIDAILEIDEIEKPEYIFVIGSSITSIIGIDLESVRFQVEDRVDSKIILLPDCDFQNDFTHGVDETLQILVNEITKKSPKMEKLPFYNILGLGIYNYNQSSDFKEIKRLMKENFSLELGTTFMLDTNIKDIEQASKALINIVLHKEGLEAAKLLEEAYDQPYIYLTPYGIEGTKKWLNSISELLNMEITPTEDNSEINRVVYKENMLKRRVARLDNNKLCFNNNNISYKYLEEYLYKLGFKKTVDEREAIIRFSDGIEALHNQNVIQISPPSFRQDNEYPYLPIMGYRGAYYLVQQINNTLTKAELSQ
- a CDS encoding nitrogenase component 1, with translation MLNEKYRLTNIREDKDIKSLSKAQFPGPHCPLFGAVMTASYIEDLTLLIIGTEECTYYGKDFAMIRQNGKDRVYSAVLEQHDITFGCEEDLKDIIIKIDREEKPKALMVITTCVVELIGEDTTSILRSLKDEVDTKLLIVKTEHFKCNSHIEGVEKALEQLASLMTPMEKKEKTVNILGFKYLGVENTELYKELKKNGVNISMTIPTKVNMETIQKAAESSLNIVVEHTALSLAKEMEKSLGIPYVIFPKALDLDKIVEAYEQIGDILDIKFDSLINEKYKSVTSDLIAAEQLLKNKSFIYGNTPFSCFEFSDFLVGLGMVPIVIQCRELVKSDREVMDRLIDKGVNPYIVRMANIAPLRRIYGELSPDYYFGHESPMILAEHNIVQIVTDNCAKKIGFEKITEVLGTILEEKGIFSLLDEKKSTMEDEVRDKIKNLKNMPAPMKKVLLNMKEIPDGMKEALLTLDDNDSMVEMMKNHRASM
- a CDS encoding ABC transporter ATP-binding protein, translating into MIELNNISFSYNEMPFINDLNLVINKGEILSIVGPNGSGKSTILKNITKKLEYQKGNILIEKDDIKKLSAKKIAKRLAALSQHHGSTTDFTVKQLVLYGRMPHKKWYEPMSDYDKEQINWAMEKTGVMYLADKPVNSLSGGERQRVWIAMTLARNPKILLLDEPTTYLDICHQLEVLDLIKELNKELNMTIVMVLHDLNQACRYSHRVCVMKRGRIEKIGEPDKIFSSALIRDVYKVEAIVAHDEDGKVHIRPIKVFKGGKNNVK